In the genome of Triticum urartu cultivar G1812 chromosome 5, Tu2.1, whole genome shotgun sequence, one region contains:
- the LOC125555896 gene encoding tryptamine hydroxycinnamoyltransferase 1-like, with product MGVQVQRTFVVPPAAAPSEEVPLTVFDLAAPTYHVTVLFAFSPPNPTNQALLDALSATLPRFPLLTAAMRLDRRDGARPCFVTGKGDAGALVVEAEVPSSALSDHLPLAPSPGLALLHPTVRRGATPHVLMLQINRFACGGVVIASLSHHQVADGHSMTMFFHAWADAVRGDGLVADCAPVPYGPAALVPRRPPRCDFEHRGAEFLPLSPAPTHDDGRASKPPAEVDHHVDTSEITNMLLHYTSEFVAELKCAAHNRYTTFETVSAHVWRKITAARGLADGGDAHTSIRIAVNGRGRLAGTGALPAAGFFGNVVLTAISGTRAAALATGTLADAAALVRAGIRAVDGGYFQSFVDFGALHGDEDLEPACADEAGVLSLDVEADSWLHLDLHRLDFGCGGRLVGILPGKVPQDGVVVLMPSLRKGGGIDVFVALWEKHARELSAIAYT from the coding sequence ATGGGCGTGCAGGTGCAGAGGACGTTCGTCGTGCCCCCGGCGGCCGCGCCCTCCGAGGAGGTGCCGCTCACCGTCTTCGACCTCGCCGCGCCGACCTACCACGTCACGGTGCTCTTCGCCTTCTCGCCGCCCAACCCGACCAACCAGGCCCTCCTCGACGCCCTCTCCGCCACGCTCCCGCGCTTCCCGCTCCTCACCGCCGCCATGCGCCTCGACCGCCGGGACGGCGCGCGCCCGTGCTTCGTCACGGGGAAGGGCGACGCGGGCGCCCTCGTCGTGGAGGCCGAGGTGCCGTCCTCGGCGCTCTCCGACCACCTCCCGCTCGCGCCCTCGCCGGGGCTCGCGCTGCTCCACCCCACGGTCCGTAGAGGCGCCACGCCACACGTGCTCATGCTCCAGATCAACCGCTTCGCGTGCGGCGGGGTCGTCATCGCCTCGTTGTCCCACCACCAGGTCGCCGACGGCCACTCCATGACCATGTTCTTCCACGCTTGGGCCGACGCCGTACGCGGCGACGGCCTCGTCGCTGACTGCGCCCCCGTGCCGTACGGCCCCGCGGCCCTCGtgccgcgccgcccgccccgctgcGACTTCGAGCACCGTGGTGCCGAGTTCCTGCCGCTGTCGCCGGCGCCTACGCACGACGACGGacgcgcgagcaagccgccggCCGAGGTTGATCATCACGTCGACACTTCCGAGATCACCAACATGCTCCTTCACTATACGAGCGAGTTCGTGGCCGAGCTCAAGTGCGCCGCGCACAACAGGTACACGACCTTCGAGACCGTGTCGGCGCACGTCTGGCGGAAGATCACCGCCGCGCGCGGGCTCGCCGACGGGGGCGACGCGCACACGTCGATACGCATCGCGGTGAACGGACGTGGCCGGCTGGCTGGAACGGGCGCCCTACCGGCCGCGGGGTTCTTCGGAAACGTCGTGCTCACGGCGATTTCCGGGACCCGCGCGGCGGCCCTGGCCACCGGCACCCTCGCCGATGCCGCGGCGCTGGTCCGCGCAGGGATCCGCGCCGTCGACGGTGGGTACTTCCAGTCGTTCGTCGACTTCGGGGCGCTGCACGGTGACGAGGATCTGGAGCCGGCGTGTGCGGACGAGGCCGGCGTGCTGTCGCTGGACGTGGAGGCCGACAGCTGGCTCCACCTGGACCTGCACCGGTTGGACTTTGGGTGCGGCGGGCGGCTCGTCGGAATCCTGCCGGGGAAGGTCCCGCAGGACGGGGTGGTGGTGCTGATGCCCAGCCTGCGGAAAGGGGGAGGCATCGACGTGTTCGTTGCGTTGTGGGAGAAGCACGCCAGGGAGCTCAGCGCCATTGCTTACACTTAG